The nucleotide sequence GAAAGACCCTTCACGACCATCCGCCGCAGGCGTGGGCCGAGGCCCTCCTGCGGAAATACGGCCCCATGCCGGTCTCGGAGAACGCCCTGACGGTGCTGGAACGCCGCTACCTCAAGAAGGGGATGAAGGGGGACCCACTGGAAACCCCCGAGGAGATGGCGTGCCGCGTGGCGTACAACATCGCGCTGGCGGAAAGCCTCTACTACGGCGCCCTCCCGGAGGTGGCCCTCCGGTGGGCGGAGGCGTTCTACGCGATGATGCTCCGGCTGGACTTCCTCCCGAATTCCCCCACGCTGATGAACGCGGGCCGCGAGCTTCAGCAGCTGTCGGCGTGCTTCGTGCTCCCGGTGGAGGACTCGATGGAGTCGATCTTCGAGGCGGTCAAGAACACCGCCCTCATCCACAAGAGCGGCGGGGGGACCGGCTTCTCCTTCTCCCGACTGCGCCCGCACGCCGACATCGTCCGCTCGACGAAGGGGGTCTCCTCCGGCCCGATCTCCTTCATGACCGTGTTCGACGCGGCCACCGAGACGATCAAGCAGGGCGGGACACGGCGCGGCGCCAACATGGGAATCCTGCGGGTCGACCACCCGGACATCCTCGACTTCATCACCTGCAAGAGCCAGACGAACCGGCTCAACAACTTCAACATCTCCGTCGCGCTCACCGAGGAGTTCATGAAGGCGGTCGAGAACGGCGAGGAGTACAGCCTGGTCAACCCCCACTCCCGGGAGGTCACCGCGCGCCTCCCGGCCCGCGAGGTCTTCGAGCGGATCGTCGACTCCTCCTGGAAGAACGGCGAGCCTGGGATGATCTTCATCGACCGGATCAACCGGGACAACCCCACGCCGCGCATCGGTGCGATCGAGAGCACGAACCCCTGCGGAGAGCAGCCGCTGCTGCCGTACGAATCGTGCAATCTGGGCTCCATCAACCTGGCGAACATGATCGCGACGCAGGACGGGCACGCCCGGATCGACTACGACAAGCTGAAGGCCACGGTGCAGACGGCGGTCCGGTTCCTCGACGACGTGATCGACATGAACAACTACCCGCTCGCCGAGATCCGGCACATGACCGTCGGGAACCGGAAGATCGGCCTCGGCGTGATGGGGTTCGCCGACATGCTGATCGGACTGGGGATCCCGTACGACTCCGACGAGGCGCTGGCGGTGGCCCAGGAGCTGATGAGCTTCGTCCAGGAGGAGTCGGGGGCGGCCTCCTGCAACCTCGCCCGCGAGCGCGGCCCCTTTCCGAACTACGACGTCAGCGTCTTCCCGGAGCGGGGCGGAGCAAAGCGGCGCAACGCCACCACGACGACGATCGCCCCCACGGGGACGATCAGCATCATCGCGGGCGTCTCCAGCGGGATCGAGCCGATCTTCGCCCTCTCCTACATCCGCAACGTCATGGACAACGACCATCTCGTGGAGGTCCACCCCCTCTTCGACGCCGAGATGCGGCGCCGGGGGCTCTACTCCGCCGAGCGGATGACCGAGCTCTCGAAGGTGGGCACGCTCCGGCACCTGGAGGGGATCCCCGAGGACGTCGCACGGATCTACGTCACCGCGCACGACATCTCCCCGGAGGCCCACCTGCGGATGCAGGCGGCCTTCCAGAAGTACACCGAAAACGCGGTGTCCAAGACGGTGAACTTCCCCACCGACGCCACGCGCGACGACATCCGGAAGGTGTTCGTGCTCGCCTACCGCCTCGGCTGCAAGGGCGTCACCGTCTACCGGGACAAGAGCCGCGCCGAGCAGGTCCTGAACATCGGCGGGGTGAACGCGAAGGCGGGAGCGCAGGAGCAGGCGCCGGCCCCCGGGCCCGAGCCATTCGTCACCCCCCGCCCGCGGCCCGACACCCTGATCGGCGTCACGAAGGAGATCAAGACCAGCTGCGGAAAGCTCTACGTCACGATCAACCGGGACGAGAAGGGGATCTTCGAGGTGTTCAACCAGATGGGGAAGGCCGGCGGCTGCGCCGCGTCGCAGTCGGAGGCGATCGGGCGCCTCGCCTCCCTCGCGCTGCGATCCGGCGTGCAGCCCGGGATGATCGTCAAGCAGCTGAAGGGGATCTCCTGCCACCTCCCTTCGTGGGGCGGCAACGGCGGGAAGATCCTCTCCTGCGCCGACGCCGTGTCGAAGGCGATCGAGTGGTACCTCGAAAACTTCGAGGCGATGTTCCCCGGCTTCCCGAAGCCCGCCGCCGAGGCCGCGCAGCCCGCGATGAAGAGGGCGTCCCTTCCCGCCGGCGAGGAGGAGATCGCCCGCGGCGCCTGCCCCGACTGCGGCAGCCAGGTCGAGCGGCAGGAGGGGTGCCTCAAGTGCCGCTCCTGCGGCTTCTCCGAGTGCTGACGCGCGACACCAGCCACAGACAGGTGTTTACGGTGGAGGGTACGGCAGGAGAGAGTCACTTTAAGGCGCAGGCGCTTTCAGGGGACATACCTGGTGTATCCCCGGGACGGAGGTAAGGTGTGTCCCCTGCCCACAACCCACAAGTCACATCCCCGAGAATAGGGATTTTCGTAACCTTCGAGGGGATAGAGGGCTCCGGCAAGACGACGCAGATCCGGCGGCTCTCGGCGCATCTCACCGCGAAGGGCGTCCTTCACCTCGTCACCCGCGAGCCCGGCGGCACCCCCCTTTCGGACGAGATCCGCGGACTCGTGCTCGTCCCCCGCGAGGAAACCGTCTTCCCCGAGGCCGAGTTTCTCCTCTACGAGGCGGCGCGGGCCCAGCATGTCCGCGGGCTCATCCTTCCGGCGCTCCGGTCCGGCCGGGCCGTCCTGTGCGACCGCTTCTGCGACGCGACGACGGCGTACCAGGCGCACGCGCGGGGGCTCGACGCTTTGCTGGTGGAGCGGCTGAACCGGTTCGCCGCGGGAGGGCTCGTCCCCGGCCTGACGCTCCTGTTCGACCTGCCGCCCGAGGAGGGATTCGCTCGCGTCAAGGGGCGCGGCTTCGCACCGGACCGGCTGGAGCGGGAGTCCCTCGACTTCCACTGTGCCGTGCGCGACGGGTACCTCCGCCTCGCCGGACGGGACCCCGGCCGGGTCGTCCGGATCGACGCCGCCGCCACGGAAGAAGAAGTGTTCCGAAGCGTCCTCCGGGCGGTGGCGCAGCGGTTCGGATGGTAGAACCCCTCTCCGCGGTCATCGGCCAGGAACGCGCCATCGCCCTCCTGCGCCGATACATCGGCGCGGAGGCGGTCCCCCAGGGACTTCTCTTCTCCGGCGAGGACGGGGTGGGGAAGGAGAAGGCCGCCCGGGCGTTCGCCGCCGCCCTTCTCTGCCGGAAGCCCGGGACGGACGGGGCGTGCGGATCGTGTCACGACTGCCGGCTGCTCGCGTCCGGCGCCCATCCCAACTTCCTTTTCATCGCGCCGGAAAAGCAGTTCCTCGGGATTCCCGAGATCCGTGCGCTGCAGGAAGAACTCGCCCTCAAGGCGTTCTCCGACCGCCCTCGCGTCGCGATCCTTTGCCCCGCCGATCGGATGACGCCGCAGGCAGCCAACGCCCTGCTGAAAACGCTCGAGGAGCCGCCGACCGGCGCGCACCTGATCCTCGTCGCCCACAGGATCTCGGTCCTGATCCCCACGATCGTCTCCCGGTGCCAGAGAGTCCCCTTCTTCCCGCTCGCCCCCGGTGCGGTGGCGGAGATCCTGTCCCGCCACCCCGACGTCGGCGGGGAGCATCCCCGCTCCGTGATCTTGCTGGCCGCGAAGGTCTCCGGGGGAAGCCCGGGTCGTGCCCTCTCGCTCCTGCCCGAGCTCGCGGAGGAGCGGGAGGCGTGGCTCGAGCTCTTCACGAAACTCTCCCCGGCGGCGGCGGTGAAACTCGCCGAGAGCTGGAAGGGAGAGGGGGACACCCCGGGACGCCTGGCCGCCCCGCTCTCGCTGGTCCGGGATCTGTCCCTCTTATCTTCCGGCGGCGGAGCGGATATAATGAACGAGGATCTGCGGGAGCCCCTCGCGTCCGCGGCCGTCCACCCGCCCGCAAACGGGTGGGACGCGGCGTTCCGGGAGCTCCTGTCGATCTCCCGCATGCCTCCACAGCCCCAGAAGCGGCTGATGCTGGAGGCGTTTTTCTTCGGGTTGCACGGGAAGGGATGAAGCGCAAGGGAATGGACATCGCCGGTATCCGCCTTCGTGGCGTCTGCAAGACCTTTCACTTCGACTGCACGGAGGTGGCCCTGCAGCGCGGCGACTACGCCGTCGTGCAGACGGAGCGGGGAGCGTCGCTAGGCGAGGTGATCCGCCGGATCGACGGCCACGCGCCGAAGGACAATAAGCCCCCCTTCGGCAAGGTCCTCCGGGTGGCCTCGGCGGAGGATATGCGCGCCCACCAGGAGAACGCCCGCCGGGAAGCCGAGGCGGGAGCGTTCTGCACCGCCCGCATCGCGGAGCGGGGGCTCCCGATGAAACTGGTGCGGGCCGAGTATCTCCTCGACCGCAGCAAGGCGGTCTTCTACTTCACGGCGGACGGTCGGATCGACTTCCGGGAACTGGTCAAGGACCTGGCCCACGAACTTCGAACGCGCATCGAGATGCGCCAGATCGGGGTGCGCGACGAGGCGCGCGCGGTCGGTGGGGTCGGCCCGTGCGGCAAGGAGCTTTGCTGCGCGACCTTTCTGCGCGACTTCGAGCCGATCACGGTCAAGATGGCGAAGGACCAGAAGCTGTCGCTCAACCCGGCGAAGCTCTCCGGGGTCTGCGGGCGGCTGATGTGCTGCCTGATCTACGAGCACCATTCGTACTCCCGCCAGAAGGAGTGCGGAGCCTGCGCCTCCCCCATGGCGCCTTCGCCCGCGCCGACCCCGGCCGCGCAGCGAGACGACGCCGAGGAGATGACCGCCCGGCTGACCGACGACGAGGAGGGCACGCCGTGAAGGAGACGTTCTACATCACGACCCCGATCTACTACGTCAACGACGTCCCCCACATCGGGCACGCCTACACGACGATCGCCTGCGACGCCCTCGCCCGCTGGCACCGGATGCTGGGGAAGCGGGTCTTCTTCCTCACGGGAACGGACGAGCACGGGGAGAAGGTGCAAAAGACCGCGGCGGCGAAAGGCCTCTCCCCGCGCGAGCTCGCCGACCAGGTCGTGACCAACTTCAAGGGTCTCACTCCGGCCCTGACGATCAGCAACACCGGCTTCATCCGCACCACGGAGCCGCGGCACTACGCCTCCGTGCAGGACCTCTTCCGCAAGTCGCTCGCCAACGGCGACATCTACCTGGGCGAGTACGAGGGGTGGTACTGCGTCCCCGACGAGGCGTACTGGACGGCGCTGCAGCTTGCGGACGGGAATTGCCCGACGTGCGGCCGCCCCGTGGAGAAGCGGAAGGAGCCTTCCTGGTTTTTCCGCCTGTCGAAGTACCAGGAGCCGCTCCTCGACTACTACCGGAACCACCCGGACTTCATCCGGCCGGAGAGCCGCCGCAACGAGGTGGTCGCCTTCGTCGAGGGGGGCCTGAACGACCTGTCCGTCTCCCGCACCTCGCTCTCCTGGGGGATCCCGGTGCCCGACGCGCCGGGACACGTGATCTACGTCTGGTACGACGCCCTCACCAACTACATCACCGGGCTTGGATACCCCGAGTCCACCCCGGAGTTCAGGACGTTCTGGCCCGCCGATATCCACATGGTGGGGAAGGACATCCTCCGGTTCCACGCCGTCTACTGGCCCGCGTTCCTCCTGTCCGCCGGGATCGCGCCGCCGCTCGGGGTGTTCGCCCACGGATGGTGGACCGTCGAGGGGCGGAAGATGAGCAAGTCGCTGGGGAACGTCGTCGACCCGTACGAGATGGTCCGGAAATACGGGGCGGACGCGTTCCGTTACTTCCTGCTGCGCGAGGTCTCCTTCGGGCTGGACGGCGACTTCTCGGAGAAGGAGCTGATCAGGCGCGCCAACTCGGAACTCGCCGACAAGCTGGGCAACCTGCTGAACCGGTCGCTCGGGATGCTTGGGAAATATTTCGCCGGCGTCGTTCCCGCGCCGGGGCCTCCCGAACCCGAGGACGCGGTCCTGTCGGCCTGCGGGCGCGAGAGCGTGCCGGCCGTGGCCGCGGCGATGGACGAGGTGGCGTTCCACAAGGCGCTCGCGGCGATCATCGAGCTCGTGACGAAGGGGAACGAATACGTGCAGTCGACCCAGCCGTGGGCGCTGGCGAAGGACCCGGAAAAGCGCGTCCGGCTGGGGACGGTTCTCTACAACGCCCTCGAGGCGTCCAGGGTCGCCGCGCTGTTGATGGCCCCGTTCACCCCGACCGCGGCGCAGAAGCTGTGGGAAGCCCTCGTTCCCGGGGGCGCTCCCCTCGAAAACGCGCGGATCGACCGGGACGGCGCGTGGGGAGGGCTCGCGGCGGGCGTCCCCCTCCCGAAGGCGTGCATCGTCTTTCCCAAAATCGAAACCTGAGCCGTCCGTAGACTCCCGGCCCCACCGGATGTTCTTCGACACCCACGCGCACCTGGATCTTTCGCCGCTGTCCGACACGGAGGAGGCGGTGGTGCGCCGGGCGCACGACGCGGGGGTCACCCGGATCGCCACGGTCGGCATCGACCCGGAGAGCGGCGAGCGGGCCGTATCGATCGCCCACCGGCACACGGGCGTCTACGCCGTCGTCGGCCTGCACCCGCACGACGCGGGGCGGCTCTCCGACACGCTCCTCGCGCGCCTCGAGGCGCTCTCCCGGTGCGACAAGGTGGTGGCGATCGGGGAAACGGGGCTCGATTTCTACCGCGACCGCGCCCCGCGGGACATCCAGCGCGCCACCTTCCGCGAACAGATCCGCCTGGCCCGCCGGCGCGGCCTCCCCGTGGTCATCCACGACCGGGACGCGCACGACGAGGTGCTGTCGATCCTTTCGGAGGAAAACGCCGCGGAGGTGGGCGGCATCATCCACTGCTTCTCCGGGGACCTCGCGATGGCGCGCAGGGCGCTCGCGATGAACTTCCTCGTTTCCATCCCCGGGGCCATCACCTACAAGGGGTCTGAGAAGCAGGTGGAGGCGGTCCGGGGGCTGCCGCTCGATCGCCTGCTGATCGAGACGGACTGCCCCTTCCTGGCGCCGGTCCCGCACCGCGGGAAGACGAACGAGCCGTCGTATGTGCCGCTGGTGGCGGCGAAGGTCGCGGCGATCAAGGGGGTCTCCGTCGACGACGTGGCGCGGACGACCACGATCAACGCCCTGCGCCTCTTCCGCATCCCCGTCGAGGAGGAGGTCCGGGTCGCCTACAGGATCCGCGACTCCCTCTACCTGAACATCACGAACCGGTGCACGAACGCCTGCACCTTCTGCCCGAAGCGGCACGACTACCACGTGAAGGGGCACCTGCTGAAATTGCCCGGAGAGCCGACCGCCGCCGAGGCGCTCGCCGAGATCGGGGACCCGACGACGTTCGACGAGATCGTCTTCTGCGGCTTCGGGGAGCCGCTGCTGCGCCTGGACGAGGTGAAGGAGATCGCGGCGGAACTGAAGCGGCGCGGGGCGCGGGTGCGGGTCAACACGGACGGGCTGGGAAATCTCGTCCATGGCCGGAACGTCCTGCCGGAGCTCGCGGGGCTGGTGGACGCCCTCTCCGTTTCCCTGAACGCGCCGGACGCGCAGACGTACGCCCGGATCTGCCCGAACCGGTACGGGGCGGCATCGTTCGCCGCCCTGCTCGACTTCCTCCGGGAGGCCCCGAAGCACGTACCAAAGGTGACCGCGACCGCCGTCGCCCTGCCCGACATCGATCCCGAGGCGGTCCGCCGGCTCGCCGAGTCGATCCCCGGGGTAATTTTCCGACTGCGTTCATACAACGACGTCGGGTGACGTTGATGAGCGTGGGACACTCCTTCCCTCCGCCCGGGGTTGAACCAGGAATGTCCCCCGAAAGCGCCTGC is from Deltaproteobacteria bacterium and encodes:
- a CDS encoding vitamin B12-dependent ribonucleotide reductase, which codes for MPVSENALTVLERRYLKKGMKGDPLETPEEMACRVAYNIALAESLYYGALPEVALRWAEAFYAMMLRLDFLPNSPTLMNAGRELQQLSACFVLPVEDSMESIFEAVKNTALIHKSGGGTGFSFSRLRPHADIVRSTKGVSSGPISFMTVFDAATETIKQGGTRRGANMGILRVDHPDILDFITCKSQTNRLNNFNISVALTEEFMKAVENGEEYSLVNPHSREVTARLPAREVFERIVDSSWKNGEPGMIFIDRINRDNPTPRIGAIESTNPCGEQPLLPYESCNLGSINLANMIATQDGHARIDYDKLKATVQTAVRFLDDVIDMNNYPLAEIRHMTVGNRKIGLGVMGFADMLIGLGIPYDSDEALAVAQELMSFVQEESGAASCNLARERGPFPNYDVSVFPERGGAKRRNATTTTIAPTGTISIIAGVSSGIEPIFALSYIRNVMDNDHLVEVHPLFDAEMRRRGLYSAERMTELSKVGTLRHLEGIPEDVARIYVTAHDISPEAHLRMQAAFQKYTENAVSKTVNFPTDATRDDIRKVFVLAYRLGCKGVTVYRDKSRAEQVLNIGGVNAKAGAQEQAPAPGPEPFVTPRPRPDTLIGVTKEIKTSCGKLYVTINRDEKGIFEVFNQMGKAGGCAASQSEAIGRLASLALRSGVQPGMIVKQLKGISCHLPSWGGNGGKILSCADAVSKAIEWYLENFEAMFPGFPKPAAEAAQPAMKRASLPAGEEEIARGACPDCGSQVERQEGCLKCRSCGFSEC
- the tmk gene encoding dTMP kinase — its product is MSPAHNPQVTSPRIGIFVTFEGIEGSGKTTQIRRLSAHLTAKGVLHLVTREPGGTPLSDEIRGLVLVPREETVFPEAEFLLYEAARAQHVRGLILPALRSGRAVLCDRFCDATTAYQAHARGLDALLVERLNRFAAGGLVPGLTLLFDLPPEEGFARVKGRGFAPDRLERESLDFHCAVRDGYLRLAGRDPGRVVRIDAAATEEEVFRSVLRAVAQRFGW
- the holB gene encoding DNA polymerase III subunit delta', producing MVEPLSAVIGQERAIALLRRYIGAEAVPQGLLFSGEDGVGKEKAARAFAAALLCRKPGTDGACGSCHDCRLLASGAHPNFLFIAPEKQFLGIPEIRALQEELALKAFSDRPRVAILCPADRMTPQAANALLKTLEEPPTGAHLILVAHRISVLIPTIVSRCQRVPFFPLAPGAVAEILSRHPDVGGEHPRSVILLAAKVSGGSPGRALSLLPELAEEREAWLELFTKLSPAAAVKLAESWKGEGDTPGRLAAPLSLVRDLSLLSSGGGADIMNEDLREPLASAAVHPPANGWDAAFRELLSISRMPPQPQKRLMLEAFFFGLHGKG
- a CDS encoding stage 0 sporulation protein; translated protein: MKRKGMDIAGIRLRGVCKTFHFDCTEVALQRGDYAVVQTERGASLGEVIRRIDGHAPKDNKPPFGKVLRVASAEDMRAHQENARREAEAGAFCTARIAERGLPMKLVRAEYLLDRSKAVFYFTADGRIDFRELVKDLAHELRTRIEMRQIGVRDEARAVGGVGPCGKELCCATFLRDFEPITVKMAKDQKLSLNPAKLSGVCGRLMCCLIYEHHSYSRQKECGACASPMAPSPAPTPAAQRDDAEEMTARLTDDEEGTP
- the metG gene encoding methionine--tRNA ligase — translated: MKETFYITTPIYYVNDVPHIGHAYTTIACDALARWHRMLGKRVFFLTGTDEHGEKVQKTAAAKGLSPRELADQVVTNFKGLTPALTISNTGFIRTTEPRHYASVQDLFRKSLANGDIYLGEYEGWYCVPDEAYWTALQLADGNCPTCGRPVEKRKEPSWFFRLSKYQEPLLDYYRNHPDFIRPESRRNEVVAFVEGGLNDLSVSRTSLSWGIPVPDAPGHVIYVWYDALTNYITGLGYPESTPEFRTFWPADIHMVGKDILRFHAVYWPAFLLSAGIAPPLGVFAHGWWTVEGRKMSKSLGNVVDPYEMVRKYGADAFRYFLLREVSFGLDGDFSEKELIRRANSELADKLGNLLNRSLGMLGKYFAGVVPAPGPPEPEDAVLSACGRESVPAVAAAMDEVAFHKALAAIIELVTKGNEYVQSTQPWALAKDPEKRVRLGTVLYNALEASRVAALLMAPFTPTAAQKLWEALVPGGAPLENARIDRDGAWGGLAAGVPLPKACIVFPKIET
- a CDS encoding YchF/TatD family DNA exonuclease, with protein sequence MFFDTHAHLDLSPLSDTEEAVVRRAHDAGVTRIATVGIDPESGERAVSIAHRHTGVYAVVGLHPHDAGRLSDTLLARLEALSRCDKVVAIGETGLDFYRDRAPRDIQRATFREQIRLARRRGLPVVIHDRDAHDEVLSILSEENAAEVGGIIHCFSGDLAMARRALAMNFLVSIPGAITYKGSEKQVEAVRGLPLDRLLIETDCPFLAPVPHRGKTNEPSYVPLVAAKVAAIKGVSVDDVARTTTINALRLFRIPVEEEVRVAYRIRDSLYLNITNRCTNACTFCPKRHDYHVKGHLLKLPGEPTAAEALAEIGDPTTFDEIVFCGFGEPLLRLDEVKEIAAELKRRGARVRVNTDGLGNLVHGRNVLPELAGLVDALSVSLNAPDAQTYARICPNRYGAASFAALLDFLREAPKHVPKVTATAVALPDIDPEAVRRLAESIPGVIFRLRSYNDVG